A single genomic interval of Leptospira montravelensis harbors:
- a CDS encoding SRPBCC family protein, producing the protein MFKSDPILTLEENIVRIERLFDAPIQLVWEVWTNPLHIGKWWGPKGFTNPTVEFDFKVGGSYRIVMRSPDGVDYPVKGHFLEITPFQSFVISDLVDEHPDEWVKEVQKMAGITGDREILNSKLRVLFEEVGEKTKVVLITEFANNQIRDGFANSGMKEGWSQSFEKLEENALPKSNQICIEKKLNHPQHIVFKAFSDPLTISNWWGPNGFKTTTKTMDFKVGGQWVFTMDGPDGTIWPNTIEYKEIREYDYLEYLHGSGDKNKNDDFLVIINLISIDKNQTLVKMQMTFSDTNVRNAKLRIGAIEGGKQTLSRLNQYLEK; encoded by the coding sequence ATGTTTAAATCAGATCCAATTTTAACTCTAGAAGAAAATATCGTGCGCATTGAAAGACTATTTGATGCTCCCATTCAACTTGTTTGGGAAGTATGGACAAACCCTTTACACATTGGAAAGTGGTGGGGCCCAAAAGGATTTACAAACCCTACTGTGGAATTTGATTTTAAAGTTGGCGGATCATATCGAATTGTTATGCGATCACCAGATGGAGTCGATTATCCAGTTAAAGGACATTTTTTAGAAATTACACCTTTTCAAAGTTTTGTGATTAGTGATTTAGTAGATGAACATCCGGACGAATGGGTAAAAGAAGTTCAAAAAATGGCGGGAATCACTGGTGATAGAGAAATATTAAACTCAAAATTAAGAGTTCTCTTCGAGGAAGTTGGCGAAAAAACAAAAGTTGTTCTTATTACAGAATTTGCTAATAACCAAATACGCGACGGTTTTGCCAATTCAGGAATGAAAGAAGGTTGGTCACAAAGTTTCGAGAAATTGGAGGAAAATGCACTACCAAAATCTAACCAAATTTGTATCGAGAAAAAATTGAACCATCCGCAACATATAGTTTTTAAAGCATTCTCCGATCCTCTAACAATAAGTAATTGGTGGGGTCCAAATGGTTTTAAAACAACAACAAAAACTATGGACTTTAAAGTAGGAGGACAATGGGTTTTTACTATGGATGGACCCGATGGTACGATTTGGCCAAATACAATTGAATATAAAGAAATTAGAGAATACGACTATTTGGAATATCTACATGGGTCCGGAGATAAAAATAAAAATGATGATTTTCTGGTAATCATAAATCTAATTTCCATCGATAAGAACCAAACATTAGTAAAGATGCAAATGACTTTTTCTGATACAAACGTTCGAAATGCGAAGTTAAGAATTGGTGCGATAGAAGGTGGAAAACAAACACTTTCAAGACTTAACCAATATTTGGAGAAATAA
- a CDS encoding ArsR/SmtB family transcription factor: protein MVKLKDTEETLNATFQALADPTRRKILMQLVSGEATVLQLAEPFEMSLPGISKHLKVLEKAGLIEKTKTAQFRPCRLKVEALQEANQWLEQYKQLWEERFDRLDAYLTGLQKQQQEKTNNV, encoded by the coding sequence ATGGTTAAATTGAAGGATACTGAGGAAACACTCAATGCTACATTTCAGGCATTGGCAGATCCTACACGGCGAAAGATATTGATGCAATTGGTTTCAGGAGAGGCAACAGTCCTTCAGCTGGCAGAACCTTTCGAGATGAGTCTTCCTGGAATTTCCAAACACCTCAAAGTTTTAGAAAAAGCTGGACTCATTGAAAAAACCAAAACAGCCCAATTTCGCCCGTGTCGTTTGAAGGTTGAGGCATTGCAAGAAGCTAACCAATGGTTGGAACAATACAAACAATTATGGGAAGAACGATTCGATCGTTTAGATGCCTATTTAACAGGACTACAAAAACAACAACAGGAAAAAACTAACAATGTTTAA
- a CDS encoding beta-class carbonic anhydrase: protein MSNTPIQQETSKVHREVIGANEKYASEFGKKGELALPPARSFTILTCMDARLDPAKYAGLAEGDAHVIRNAGGRASDDAIRSLVISYKLLGTKEFFVIHHSDCGMQLFTDPIIRNLLSKSLKTATIDSNGWRNVEESGGSEEAKFIPFLTFDHLEQSVIDDVKRIRNHPLIPKDIPVYGYYYDVKTGKLVEVPEATKLGRAVAL from the coding sequence ATGTCAAACACACCCATCCAACAAGAAACCAGCAAAGTCCATAGAGAAGTCATTGGTGCTAACGAAAAGTATGCATCGGAATTTGGGAAAAAAGGGGAATTGGCTCTTCCTCCTGCCAGAAGTTTTACCATCCTAACCTGCATGGACGCAAGACTTGATCCTGCTAAGTACGCAGGTTTGGCAGAAGGGGATGCACATGTCATTCGTAACGCCGGTGGTCGCGCCAGTGATGATGCCATTCGTTCGCTTGTGATTTCCTATAAGCTACTCGGAACCAAAGAATTTTTTGTAATCCACCACTCCGATTGTGGGATGCAACTTTTCACTGATCCAATCATTCGTAACCTTCTATCTAAAAGTTTAAAAACAGCAACGATTGATTCGAACGGTTGGCGTAATGTAGAAGAATCGGGAGGTTCGGAAGAAGCGAAGTTCATTCCTTTTTTAACCTTTGATCATTTAGAACAGAGTGTGATCGATGATGTAAAAAGAATTCGAAACCATCCATTGATTCCCAAAGACATTCCTGTGTATGGATATTATTATGATGTAAAAACAGGGAAACTCGTGGAAGTTCCGGAAGCCACAAAGCTTGGGCGAGCGGTAGCATTATAA
- a CDS encoding alkene reductase — MKSLFSEAKLGNLTLKNKVVMAPMTRSRSIGNVPGDLVATYYEQRAEAGLIITEGTSPSPNGLGYARIPGIFSEEQTKAWKKVTDKVHAKGSKIFVQLMHTGRIGHELNLPNGAKVLGPSAILAKGQMWTDADGMKDHPTPKEMSKEELNQTLEEFVNASKNAIKAGFDGVELHAANGYLLEQFLHPSSNQRTDEYGGSIENRIRFIIEVAKAVSTAIGKDKTAIRLSPYGAFNDLFPFPETHEEYSLLAEKLNEIGIVYVHLVDHSSMGAPTVEPETVKNIRNAFKGTLILSGGYDLDRAEKDLTSGNADLVAFGKPFLGNPDLVTRFQKNIPLVSFDQTTLYTPGEKGYTDYPKAS; from the coding sequence GTGAAATCATTATTTTCAGAAGCGAAGTTAGGAAATCTTACCTTAAAAAATAAAGTGGTGATGGCACCCATGACCCGTTCCCGATCCATTGGGAATGTACCAGGTGATCTTGTTGCTACTTATTACGAACAGAGAGCAGAAGCGGGACTGATCATTACAGAAGGAACTTCTCCTTCTCCGAATGGTCTTGGTTATGCGAGAATTCCTGGAATTTTTTCAGAAGAACAAACAAAAGCTTGGAAAAAAGTAACAGACAAAGTTCATGCAAAAGGTAGTAAAATTTTTGTTCAACTAATGCACACTGGCCGTATTGGACATGAATTAAATTTACCAAACGGTGCAAAAGTCCTTGGACCATCGGCAATCCTTGCCAAAGGACAAATGTGGACAGATGCCGATGGAATGAAAGACCATCCTACACCAAAGGAAATGTCAAAAGAAGAACTCAATCAAACTTTAGAAGAATTTGTAAACGCATCCAAAAATGCAATCAAAGCAGGTTTTGATGGTGTTGAATTACATGCTGCTAACGGATATTTGTTGGAGCAGTTTTTACATCCTTCTTCTAACCAAAGAACTGATGAATACGGCGGTTCTATCGAAAACCGAATTCGATTTATTATTGAAGTGGCGAAAGCAGTTAGCACCGCAATAGGCAAAGACAAAACGGCTATTCGTTTATCTCCTTATGGCGCTTTCAACGATCTGTTTCCATTTCCCGAAACTCATGAAGAATATTCATTGTTAGCTGAAAAGCTTAACGAAATTGGTATTGTGTATGTTCATTTGGTAGACCATTCCTCAATGGGTGCACCAACAGTAGAACCAGAAACAGTTAAAAATATCAGAAACGCATTTAAAGGAACTCTCATTCTGAGTGGTGGTTATGACCTGGATCGTGCGGAAAAAGATTTAACTTCAGGGAATGCCGATCTTGTTGCATTTGGAAAACCATTCCTTGGCAATCCAGACCTTGTCACTAGGTTCCAAAAAAACATTCCGTTAGTTTCTTTTGACCAAACAACTCTATATACTCCTGGTGAAAAAGGGTATACTGATTATCCAAAAGCAAGCTAA